The genomic interval ATGGAGGGCGGCGGCGGGAGCGGGGCGGGGGAGAGCGCGCGGGGAGCGCCGGCATCGGCGGCAAGGGCGGAGCGGAGCTCGGCGGCCTCGTCCTTCGCCCAGTCCCCCGTCTCGCGCAGCGTGCCGAGCGCTACCTCGGGCGCAAGGGGACGCGACCGGGCGTGCTTCAGCGCGGCGAGCAGGAGGATGACGCCGATGGTGACGAGGAGAACGCCGACGATCAGCGCGGAGAGCCAGTAGCGGCGCCCCAGCAGGTCGCCGACGCCAAAGACCAGCGCCTCGAGCAGGACCAGCGCGCCGACGGCCGCGATCGCCGCGCCCGCGGCCGCTTTCCCCGCGTCGGAGGCGAGCGAGCGGAGGTTCTGGCGCAGCTCCAGCTTCGCCAGCGCGACCTCGTGGCGGACCAGCGCCGACGCGTCCGCGCCGAGGCGCCGGAACAGCTCGCCCAGCGAGCGCTCGCCCGTGGCATCGGGGCCGGGGGTCGGATCGGTCATCTTTCCGGAGGGGGATTGGACAGACGTTGGTCGGAAAAAGCGGCACGGCGCAAAAGAGATGCCCGTTGCCTGACCATGGTTTTCGTAGCAGATTGGCGCAGGTTTTTTCGTCCTCTTGCTGCCCGCCCGGAGATTGGATGAGGAGGGTTTCGCAGACAGCCGCGGGGATCGTCCTTTTCCACCTGGTGGAAGGCGAGCGTCGCTACCTGCTGGTGCGGTCGGCGCTCACGCGGCGGCCCATCTGGGAATTCCCCAAGGGCGGGGTGGAGGCGGGCGAGACCGACGAGATCGCCGCCGAGCGCGAACTGCAGGAAGAGGCGGGGATGCGGGTGGGCGACTACCGCGTGCTCACCGGCTTCCGCGAGGAGGAGCGCTACGTGTTCACGCAGGGGAAGGGCGAGGCGCGCACGCTGATCGTGAAGCGCGTGGTGTACTTCCTGGCCGAGTCCAACACCGACGCCGTCACCATCAGCCACGAGGCCGAGG from Longimicrobium sp. carries:
- a CDS encoding bis(5'-nucleosyl)-tetraphosphatase — encoded protein: MRRVSQTAAGIVLFHLVEGERRYLLVRSALTRRPIWEFPKGGVEAGETDEIAAERELQEEAGMRVGDYRVLTGFREEERYVFTQGKGEARTLIVKRVVYFLAESNTDAVTISHEAEAYRWAAYDDAYRLLRFPGKRAVLERAEAFLNRIAAPSGSAPTGAASTGSAPSSASS